The Amycolatopsis umgeniensis DNA segment ACGTCCAGCGCGGCTTCGACAAGCCCGTCTGGGGCCCGCGCAACAATCCCGGCGCGGAAGCCAATATCAAGGCGCTCGTCGACGCCTATCAGGAGCGCGGACTGCCGATCGTGCTGGTGCACCACGACTCCGTGAAGCCCGGCTCGTCGCTGCAGCCCGGCCAGGAGGGCAACCACTTCAAGCCCGAACTCGACGGCGTGCGCGCGGATCTGGTGTTCGGCAAGAAGGTCAACTCGGCCTTCCACGGCGACGTCGACCTCGACGGCTGGCTGAAGACGCGCGGCATCACGTCGTTCGTGCTCGCCGGCATCCAGACGAACTTCTGCTGCGAGACCACCGCTCGTGTCGGCGGAAACCTCGGCTACGACGTCACCTTCGCGCTCGACGCCACGTTCACCTTCGACCTCGCCGGGCCGGACGGCGGCGTCCTGACCGCCGACGAACTGTCCAAGGCGACCGCGACGAACCTGCACGGCGGCGGGTTCGCCACGGTCACCTCGACCAAGGAGATCCTCGCGAACCTTTGAGAGCGGGGTCCCCGTGGTCGTGAGTGGCGATTCGTGTTCTAACACGACTTGCCGCTCACGAGGGTTGCGAGGGTTTTGTCGTGGTGCACCCTCCGGCCCGTTCACGACCTCTACCTGGCTAGCGAGGGCCAGACATGTCGCGAAAGCCACTTTCGGGACATCAGACGTCCCGAAAGTGGCTTTCGCGACACCACGGACGCGGACTCCCGTGTCCAGACGGACGACACGCGGCGAACCCCGTGACCAACCGCGACCCCAAACCAGTACGTAACCAAGACACCTACGGCTCTAACCCGAATCGCCACTCACGACCAGCTCGGCCGACCACGCTCCGGAAGCCTCACGCGCGGTCGATCACGGCCTTGAGGAACCGTCGCGTCCGGTCGTGCTCCGGCTCGCTGAACAGCTTGTCCGGCGCGGCGTCCTCCAGCACCTGACCCTCGTCGAACATCATCACCCGATCCGAAACGTCCCGCGCGAACTGCATTTCGTGCGTGACACACAGGATCGTGATGTCCGTGGACGCGGCGATCTCGCGCAGTACGCGCAGGACGTCCGCGACCAGTTCGGGGTCGAGCGCCGAGGTGACCTCGTCCAGCAGCAGCACGTCCGGCCGCATCGCGAGCGCCCGTGCGATCGCGACGCGTTGCTGCTGGCCGCCGGAAAGCCGCGTGGGATGCGCGTCCTTCTTGTCCGAGAGCCCCACCATTTCCAGCAGTTCGACGGCTCGCGCCTCGGCCTCGTCCCGTGCGATGCCGAGCGAGTGGATCGGCGCTTCGGTGATGTTGCGCAGCACGTTCATGTTCGGGAACAGGTTGAACTGCTGGAACACCATGCCGATCCGTTTGCGCACGGTCCGCAGGTACTTCTCGTCCGCGGGCACCAGTTTCCCGCCGCGCTCCATATGGCTCAGGTGGTCACCGCAGACCTCGATGGTGCCGCCGTCGACCCGCTCCAGGGTCATCAGCAACCGCAGGATCGTCGTCTTCCCGGAGCCGCTCGGCCCGATCAGCGAGACGAATTCCCCTGGCGCGACGGTGAAATCGAGGTCCCGCAGCACGACGTGGTCGCCATAGGACTTGACCACCTGCGAGAACCGGATCATCGGGGAATCAACTGTGGGCGGCACGGCGCTCCAACCTTCTCACCAGAATCGACGCCGGCAGGCTCACCAGCAGGAACAGCACCCCGGCCAGGGTGTACGGCTCGATGACGCGGAACGTTTCGGCGCCCACCTCTTTCGCCCGGTTGAGCACGTCGAGAACGCCGATCCCCAGCAGCAGCGGAGTTTCCTTGAACATCGAGATCGTGTAGTTGCCGAGCGCGGGCAGCACCCGCGGAACCGCTTGCGGCAGGACGACCGCCGTCCACACCCGCGACCTCGGCAGATTCAACGCGGTCGCGGCCTCCCACTGTCCTTTCGGGACGGCTTCGATCCCGGCCCGGTAGACCTCGGCCGCATAGGTCGCGTAGTGCACACCGAGCGCCACCACGCCGGTGAGGAAGGCCGACATCGTGAACCCCGTCAGCGGCGGCACCAGGTAGTAGATCGCGAACACCTGGATCAGCAACGGGGTACTGCGGACGAATTCGATGAACAGCCGCACCGCCTGGGACAGCACGGGAATCCCCGTGCGGCGGATCAGCGCGAACACCAGGCCGAGCGCGTAGCCGACCACCGAAGCGAGCAGGGTGATCTCGACGGTGACGAGAAGTCCCTCCAGCAAAAGGGGAATCGAGTCGAACGCGGCTTCCCAGCTCCAGTCCATCACACACCCCCCGCCGTGGCCGTCATCTTGGCGGGCGCCCTGCCGAGACGCCGCGCCGCGAACCTCTCCAGCGCCCGCATCCCGCTCGTGATCAGCAGCGCGAGCAGGAGGTAGAGCACGAGTTCCGTACCGTAGATCCAGCCGATCTCGGCACCGAACACCGGCCGGAGCAGTTCACCCTGCCGCGCCATCTCCGGAACGGCGATGAACGAGAGCAGGGCGGTGCTCTTCAGCAACTGGATGAACAGGTTGTTGAACGGTGGCAGCATTTCCGCGAACGCCTGCGGCAGGATCACCCGCCGCATCCGCTGGGCGGGTGTCAGGTTGAGCGCGACGGCGCCTTCGAACTGCGCCCGCGGAACGGAGTTCACCGCGCCACGGACGATCTCGGCGCCGTACGCGCCGTGGTTCAGGCCGAGCACCAGGATCCCGGCGAACATCGGGACCAGCTGGAAGCCCACCAGCACCGGCAGCACGAAATACAGCCAGAACAGCTGGACAACCTCCGAGGTGCCGCGGAAGATCTCCACGTACACGCGGGAAATCCCCCGCACGATCCTGGACGGCGATCTCAGCGCGAGCCCCGCGATCAACGCGAGCACGACGGTGACCGCGATCCCGCCGAGCGCGGCGGTGACGGTCGCTGTCAGTCCACTGAGGACGGAAGTGATGATATGCGATACCGACGACGACATGACGTCAGCCCCGTTACACCGCGCAGAGTTTCTCGGTGGTGACGTCGGTCTTCGGCAGGTTGTCCGCCGAGAACCCGAACGGCGTCACGATCTTGGTCCACTCGCCGCTGTCGTGCAGTTTCTTGAGTTCGGCGTTGAAGGCCTCGCGCAGCGGGTTGTCGTCCTTGCGGAAGACGAACGCTCCCGCGGAGACGACGGGCTGCCCGTTCTTGATCGGATCGAAGCCGGGCGTGACCTCGGCGGCCGCGCCCGCGTTCTTCGCCAGCACGTCCTTGAGGGAGATGTCGGTGAGCGCGGCACAGTAGACCCGGCCGTCGGTGACCGCGCGGAGCATGTTGTCCTGCGAATCGAGCGTGACGATCTGGTCTTCGGCCACCCCGGAATCCGTGGCGTAGCCCTTCTCCACCGCGGCCGAGAGCACGGCGACCTTGACCTTCTTCGCGGCGATGTCCTCGAACTTCAGGATCTGCTGCGGATTTCCCTTCGGTACCAGCAAAGCGGTCAGCGCCGAGTAGTCGGGGATCGAGAACGCGGCGGCGTCGCACCGTTCCTTCTTGATGTTCATCCCGGCGGCGACGATGTCGTACTGCCTGGCGTTGAGCGCGGGGATCAACTGGTCGAACGACACGGCACTGGCCTCGACATTGTCGATGCCCATCGCCTTGAAAACGGCGCGCGCGACTTCCGGTGCCTCGCCGGTGACCTTGCCGCTTTGATCCGTGAAACCGTAAGGTGCTTCGTTCGCGATACCGATCTTGATCTTCTTCGCGTCCTTGGCCGCCTGCAAAGCGTCACCCGACGAGGTCGACGTGCACGCGGACAACAACACCGGGCCACCGATCGTCACCGCCCCCAGAACGGCCGACCGCCGGAAGAATTCTCGCCTCGACCACTCGCCGTGCGCCATAGCCGCACCCCTTTTCGATTAATCGGTTCAATCGAAACGTAGGGGGGTACCTTTGCCCCGGCAATGTGAGTGACTCCCTCGCCGACCGCCGTTACGGTACCGAGATTTACGGTGACTTTACGTGCTCAGGCCGTGGCGCTCCCGCACCAATCCGACAATTCCGTCCATGATGTCGGTGAGTTCGTAGTCCTTGGGCGTGAACACCTTCGCGATCCCACGCTCCAGAAGGAGCTTCTCGTCGTCGGGCGGGATGATGCCGCCGACGATGACCGGGATGTCGCCCGCGCCCGCGGCCCGCAGGCCGTCCACGACCTGCGGCACGACCTCGAGATGCGAACCCGAGAGCACCGAAAGCCCGACAACGTGCACGCCCTCCTGGACGGCGGCCGCGACGATCTGCTCCGGTGTGAGCCGGATGCCCTGGTACACCACCTCGAAACCGACGTCGCGCGCCCGCACGGCCACCTGCTCGGCGCCGTTGGAATGCCCGTCGAGACCGGGTTTGCCGACCAGGATCCGCAGCCGTTCGCCGATCTCGGTGTTCGTCGCCTTGATCCGGTCGCGCACGCGGCGGATCTCCTCGCTGCCCTCGCCCGCGGTCGCCGACGCGGAAACCCCGGTGGGAGCACGGTATTCGCCGAACACCTCGCGCAGCGCCCCCGACCATTCGCCGGTGGTGACGCCGGCGCGGGCGCAGTCGATCGTGGCCTCGAACAGGTTTTCCGAGGTCTTCGCGATGGCCTTCAGCTTCTCCAGCGACGCTTCGGCGGCCGCGTTGTCACGGTGCGCCCGCCATTCCTCGATCGCGGTGACGGCTTCCTTTTCGACGGCGGGGTCGATCGTTTCGATCGCCTTCGCACCCTCGGCCTGCAGCGGAGAAGGTTCGGTGGTCTCGAACTTGTTGACACCGACCAGGATCCGCTCGCCGTTCTCCATGCCACGCCGCAACTCGGCGAGCGAGGTGACGAGCTGCGACTTCATGTAGCCGGTCTCGACGGCCGTGACAGCGCCACCGAGATCCTGCACCCGCGCGATCTCCTCGCGCGCGCCCGTCATGATCTCGTCGACCTTGGCCTGGATGACATGCGAGCCGTCGAAGATGTCTTCGTACTCCAGCAGGTCGGTCTCGAAGGCCAGCACCTGCTGCATCCGCAGCGCCCACTGCTGATCCCACGGCCGCGGCAGGCCGAGCGCCTCGTTCCACGCGGGCAACTGGATCGCGCGGGCCCTGGCGCCGCGGGAAAGCGAGACCGCGAGCATCTCCAGCACGATGCGCTGGACGTTGTTCTCCGGCTGGGCCTCGGTGAGCCCCAGCGAGTTGACCTGCACGCCGTAGCGCAGCCGCCGAGCCTTCGGATCCGTTACGCCGTACCGATCCCGGGTGATCTCGTCCCAGAGCGCGGTGAACGCGCGCATCTTCGACATCTCTTCGACGAACCGCACACCGGCGTTGACGAAGAACGAGATCCGCGCGACCACCTTGGCCATGTCGGCCTGCTCGACCTGCCCGGAATCCCGGACGGCGTCGAGGACGGCGATGGCGGTGCACAACGCGTACGCGACCTCTTGCGTCGGCGTCGCGCCCGCTTCCTGCAGGTGATAGCTGCAGATGTTGATCGGGTTCCACTTCGGCACGTGGTGCACGGTCCACGCGATCATGTCGGTGATCAGGCGGAGACTCGGGCCCGGCGGGAAGATGTAGGTGCCGCGGGAGAGGTATTCCTTGATGATGTCGTTCTGCGTGGTGCCGGTGAGCTTGGCCAGCACTTCGTCGACGTCGCGCCCCTCGGCTTCGGCCTGCTCGCGCGCCACGGAGACGTAGAGCGCCAGCAGCCACATGGCGGGCGCGTTGATCGTCATCGACGTGTTGGCCTCGGCGAGCGGGATGCCGTCGAAGAGCCGCCGCATGTCACCGAGATGTGAAACCGGGACGCCGACCTTGCCGACCTCGCCCTTGGACAGCTGGTGGTCCGGGTCGTAGCCGGTCTGCGTCGGCAGATCGAAGGCGACGGAGAGACCGGTCTGCCCCTTGGCGAGGTTGCGCCGGTACAACTCGTTGGACGCGGCCGCGGACGAGTGGCCCGCGTAGGTCCGCATCACCCAGGGGCGGTCCCGTTCACGGTCCGTGGGATAGGGCACGGTGCACCTCCGGCGCTGGACGACCGTCTGAGTGTACCGGCCGGTAACATCGGGCGCGCAGTTGAATCGGACACAGTCGGGTCATTCTCCGACGGTCGGCTCCTGGCGCTGTCGTGCCTCGTCAACGGCTTTCGCGAGCTTTTCCCGCACTTTCGCCACCTCGCTGACACCCACAAGGATGACCGGTGGCTTGCGGTCCTTCCCGGCACCGGCGCCGAAGTTCGCCGACGCCCACGCCAGCACACCGAGCCTGCCGAAGGTGATCGTCCCGGTCTTGCCGGGCCCCGGGGTGACCACGGGATCCGCCAGCCCGGCCAACTCCGCGGACTCTTCTTTGCGGCGGAACAGGGAACTGGTCGCGATGACCCGGCCGTCCGTCACCGCGTAGGTGGTCGAGGCGAGCCTGAGGTACCTGATGAGCGGCCTGCCGACGACATGGAACACGCCGACGACGGTGAGCACGACCCACGCGACCGTGTGGAACGTCGTTTCGTGGTTGTAGAGGAAGTACAGAGTCACGGCGCCCAACCAGAGCAGGGCGAGGGGGACGTTGAAGTAGTCGCCGGGATTGAAGAGAGGCCTGCGCACCGGAGTCCCGGCCCAGATGACCCGTTCGCCTGGAAGGAGGTCGATCTGCCCCTCATGCATGGCATCGCACACTACCCGTCCGCGAGGCGGGCGGCAGTGTCCGTTCGTCGGTTGCCTTCGGGCCGAACGGACCTAGCGGTCCCCTTGCTGGGCGGAGGCGATCAGGTCGCGGACCACCATCGGATGCTCGATGTTCAGCAGTTCCGGGTACTTCGGATCCAGGCCCACGTCGGACCAGGACTGGTCCACCCATCCCCTGCCGGTCGTCTGGACGAAGTCCGCGGGGGCGAGGTTGAAGCAGACCGTCCCGGTGCCGTCCGGGTTCTCGCGGACGTACGGCGGGCCGAGGTCCGTCAGGTAGTGGGCCACCGCGTCTTTCCCGTTCGTCCAGACGATGACGCGCCGATCGGTGATCCCGTACGAAGCCGTCCGCAACGCGGCGTACCGGAGGACCGGCCTGCCGAGCCAGACGCCCCCGACCAGCATGAGCACGCCCCAGAGGAGAGGCGAGAACCCGTTGCGCACACCGCCGAGAATGACGCCACCGATGACCAGGACGGCGGGCAGCAGGATCAAGTCGTTCTTGACCAGCAACGGAATCCGCTGGGGCTTGCCGGACCACAGCAGGCGCTCGCCCGGCACGAGATCGGCGTCGATGCGATCCATCGCGCTACCTCGCCTGATGCTGGGCCGTGGCGATCAGGTCGCGGACGCGGCGCGCGTCGTCGATCCCGACCAACTCCGGAAGCGACGAATCGGCGTCACGGCTTTTCGTGCCACTGCGGAAACCCGTGAACAGGCCACCGCCACCGAAGGTGATGGTGGCGGTTCCGTCCGCGTGCTCCGTCAGCTGCGGTGGCCCCAGGTCACCCAGGTACCGCGACGCGAGGTCGGCCCCCTTGCGCCGGACCACGACGCGCCGATCGGTCACGACGAACGAACACGACCGCCTTTTGAAGTACCGCATGACCATCTGGCCGATCCAGAGCACCACCATCACC contains these protein-coding regions:
- a CDS encoding cysteine hydrolase family protein, producing MTTATKALLVIDVQRGFDKPVWGPRNNPGAEANIKALVDAYQERGLPIVLVHHDSVKPGSSLQPGQEGNHFKPELDGVRADLVFGKKVNSAFHGDVDLDGWLKTRGITSFVLAGIQTNFCCETTARVGGNLGYDVTFALDATFTFDLAGPDGGVLTADELSKATATNLHGGGFATVTSTKEILANL
- the ehuA gene encoding ectoine/hydroxyectoine ABC transporter ATP-binding protein EhuA; the protein is MIRFSQVVKSYGDHVVLRDLDFTVAPGEFVSLIGPSGSGKTTILRLLMTLERVDGGTIEVCGDHLSHMERGGKLVPADEKYLRTVRKRIGMVFQQFNLFPNMNVLRNITEAPIHSLGIARDEAEARAVELLEMVGLSDKKDAHPTRLSGGQQQRVAIARALAMRPDVLLLDEVTSALDPELVADVLRVLREIAASTDITILCVTHEMQFARDVSDRVMMFDEGQVLEDAAPDKLFSEPEHDRTRRFLKAVIDRA
- the ehuD gene encoding ectoine/hydroxyectoine ABC transporter permease subunit EhuD translates to MDWSWEAAFDSIPLLLEGLLVTVEITLLASVVGYALGLVFALIRRTGIPVLSQAVRLFIEFVRSTPLLIQVFAIYYLVPPLTGFTMSAFLTGVVALGVHYATYAAEVYRAGIEAVPKGQWEAATALNLPRSRVWTAVVLPQAVPRVLPALGNYTISMFKETPLLLGIGVLDVLNRAKEVGAETFRVIEPYTLAGVLFLLVSLPASILVRRLERRAAHS
- the ehuC gene encoding ectoine/hydroxyectoine ABC transporter permease subunit EhuC; translation: MSSSVSHIITSVLSGLTATVTAALGGIAVTVVLALIAGLALRSPSRIVRGISRVYVEIFRGTSEVVQLFWLYFVLPVLVGFQLVPMFAGILVLGLNHGAYGAEIVRGAVNSVPRAQFEGAVALNLTPAQRMRRVILPQAFAEMLPPFNNLFIQLLKSTALLSFIAVPEMARQGELLRPVFGAEIGWIYGTELVLYLLLALLITSGMRALERFAARRLGRAPAKMTATAGGV
- the ehuB gene encoding ectoine/hydroxyectoine ABC transporter substrate-binding protein EhuB; translation: MAHGEWSRREFFRRSAVLGAVTIGGPVLLSACTSTSSGDALQAAKDAKKIKIGIANEAPYGFTDQSGKVTGEAPEVARAVFKAMGIDNVEASAVSFDQLIPALNARQYDIVAAGMNIKKERCDAAAFSIPDYSALTALLVPKGNPQQILKFEDIAAKKVKVAVLSAAVEKGYATDSGVAEDQIVTLDSQDNMLRAVTDGRVYCAALTDISLKDVLAKNAGAAAEVTPGFDPIKNGQPVVSAGAFVFRKDDNPLREAFNAELKKLHDSGEWTKIVTPFGFSADNLPKTDVTTEKLCAV
- a CDS encoding methylmalonyl-CoA mutase family protein, yielding MPYPTDRERDRPWVMRTYAGHSSAAASNELYRRNLAKGQTGLSVAFDLPTQTGYDPDHQLSKGEVGKVGVPVSHLGDMRRLFDGIPLAEANTSMTINAPAMWLLALYVSVAREQAEAEGRDVDEVLAKLTGTTQNDIIKEYLSRGTYIFPPGPSLRLITDMIAWTVHHVPKWNPINICSYHLQEAGATPTQEVAYALCTAIAVLDAVRDSGQVEQADMAKVVARISFFVNAGVRFVEEMSKMRAFTALWDEITRDRYGVTDPKARRLRYGVQVNSLGLTEAQPENNVQRIVLEMLAVSLSRGARARAIQLPAWNEALGLPRPWDQQWALRMQQVLAFETDLLEYEDIFDGSHVIQAKVDEIMTGAREEIARVQDLGGAVTAVETGYMKSQLVTSLAELRRGMENGERILVGVNKFETTEPSPLQAEGAKAIETIDPAVEKEAVTAIEEWRAHRDNAAAEASLEKLKAIAKTSENLFEATIDCARAGVTTGEWSGALREVFGEYRAPTGVSASATAGEGSEEIRRVRDRIKATNTEIGERLRILVGKPGLDGHSNGAEQVAVRARDVGFEVVYQGIRLTPEQIVAAAVQEGVHVVGLSVLSGSHLEVVPQVVDGLRAAGAGDIPVIVGGIIPPDDEKLLLERGIAKVFTPKDYELTDIMDGIVGLVRERHGLST